The following coding sequences lie in one Candidatus Nitrospira allomarina genomic window:
- the ftsW gene encoding putative lipid II flippase FtsW, producing the protein MGIPAILRRKNSHVESRAWADLFPGNQGIGSKRIDPLIVGITLALSLGGLVMVFSASGVMAENKFTNATYYLQRQIVWMLLGFGVLLVGSFIDYRQWKQWIPMVVGGCIVGLLLVLAVGPQINGARRWLALGFFSIQPTEMAKLAVVLYLAAFLSNPQRRVTDWKRGFLPPVAMVGIMCGLIVVEPDLGSTVVISLVFVGMMYLAGARVRHLSYLGGPLIMGVGALIWMSPERWERMTTFMNPFADRQGAGYQLVQSILALENGGLFGVGLGQGKQKLMFLPEGHTDFVLALVGEELGLIGTCGLLALFAILVCKGFRVAALAPDLFGRYLALGITMLLGVQALINAGVVSGLLPTKGLTLPLVSYGGSSLLVTMLALGILLSVARQGRAGP; encoded by the coding sequence ATGGGTATTCCAGCTATCTTGCGGCGTAAAAACTCCCATGTGGAGTCGCGGGCATGGGCGGATCTGTTCCCTGGGAATCAGGGCATCGGTTCCAAGCGGATCGATCCTCTGATCGTGGGAATCACCCTGGCACTGTCCCTTGGGGGATTGGTCATGGTGTTTAGTGCCAGTGGGGTTATGGCGGAAAATAAATTTACCAATGCCACCTATTACCTCCAACGACAAATCGTATGGATGCTGCTGGGATTTGGCGTCCTGTTGGTCGGGTCATTCATCGACTATCGCCAATGGAAGCAATGGATTCCCATGGTTGTCGGAGGATGTATCGTTGGATTACTGCTGGTCCTGGCTGTGGGCCCTCAAATCAATGGTGCTCGACGATGGCTCGCACTTGGATTTTTTTCCATTCAACCCACGGAAATGGCCAAACTGGCTGTTGTGCTGTACCTCGCGGCGTTTCTCTCCAATCCACAACGACGAGTCACTGATTGGAAACGAGGGTTTCTTCCCCCTGTGGCGATGGTGGGCATCATGTGTGGGCTCATTGTCGTGGAGCCGGATTTAGGAAGTACCGTCGTCATCAGCCTGGTGTTCGTCGGCATGATGTATCTGGCCGGAGCGAGAGTGCGGCACTTGTCCTATTTAGGCGGGCCGCTGATTATGGGTGTGGGTGCTCTCATTTGGATGAGTCCTGAACGATGGGAACGGATGACGACATTTATGAATCCGTTCGCGGACCGACAAGGTGCAGGCTATCAACTTGTCCAGTCCATCCTGGCCTTGGAAAATGGTGGATTATTTGGTGTCGGTCTTGGGCAGGGCAAGCAAAAGCTGATGTTTCTTCCGGAGGGCCATACCGATTTCGTGTTGGCCTTGGTGGGAGAAGAGCTGGGCCTCATTGGAACCTGCGGGTTGTTGGCCCTGTTTGCCATTTTGGTGTGTAAGGGATTTCGAGTTGCGGCCTTGGCACCTGATTTATTTGGGCGATATCTCGCTTTGGGAATTACCATGCTCCTGGGTGTTCAGGCCCTGATCAATGCAGGCGTTGTGAGTGGGCTGTTGCCGACAAAAGGCTTAACGCTTCCCTTGGTCAGTTACGGAGGGTCGTCGCTTCTGGTCACCATGTTAGCTCTCGGAATTTTGCTGAGTGTGGCTCGACAGGGACGAGCCGGCCCTTAA